One genomic segment of Sanyastnella coralliicola includes these proteins:
- a CDS encoding metal-dependent hydrolase, whose product MDSLSQLVLGAATAEAVIGKKVGNRAILWGAIGGTIPDLDVLCRPFVDVVTGMDWHRGFSHSFLFFILFAPVLGWLISKFYRGRWGSARAWAWAMFLTFVTHALLDCFTTWGTQLFWPMDKRVAWHTVFVADPLYTVPLLLTVLAVLFIRRTKPARQMINWIGISISTAYLAVTVVNKSIANEAFEEAFSAQDVQVEYFESRPTPLNSILWQVTAKVEGGYVAGFYSLLDEKPPSEMELIYIERNDELLEPFRDSEKIERLIFLSQGYYDAQITENGLQFIDLRFGQPDELATNGEGFVFGFDVIEGEEGLEVTQSVESEPDMDKASEGIEELWTRLKGI is encoded by the coding sequence ATGGATTCTTTGTCTCAATTAGTCTTAGGTGCCGCTACCGCGGAAGCGGTGATAGGTAAGAAAGTAGGGAACCGCGCCATCCTTTGGGGTGCCATTGGAGGTACTATTCCTGATCTCGATGTGTTATGTCGGCCCTTTGTTGATGTCGTAACAGGCATGGATTGGCACCGTGGCTTTTCGCACAGTTTCCTCTTCTTTATCCTGTTCGCCCCTGTATTAGGTTGGCTCATCTCAAAGTTCTATCGCGGACGATGGGGCAGCGCACGTGCATGGGCCTGGGCGATGTTCCTAACCTTTGTGACGCACGCCTTACTCGATTGTTTTACCACCTGGGGAACGCAGCTGTTCTGGCCAATGGATAAGCGTGTCGCATGGCATACAGTTTTCGTTGCTGATCCGCTCTATACAGTGCCACTTTTGCTGACGGTGCTTGCAGTCTTGTTCATTCGTCGAACAAAACCAGCCCGTCAAATGATCAACTGGATCGGAATATCCATTTCCACGGCATACTTGGCAGTGACGGTGGTCAACAAGAGTATTGCGAATGAAGCTTTTGAAGAAGCCTTCTCTGCGCAAGATGTTCAAGTGGAATACTTCGAAAGTAGACCCACTCCGCTCAATTCCATTTTATGGCAAGTAACCGCCAAGGTTGAAGGTGGTTATGTTGCCGGCTTCTATTCCTTGTTGGATGAAAAGCCTCCGTCAGAAATGGAGCTGATCTACATCGAACGCAATGATGAATTGCTCGAACCATTCCGCGATAGCGAGAAAATAGAACGCCTCATCTTCTTAAGTCAAGGATACTACGATGCGCAGATCACCGAGAACGGACTCCAATTTATTGACCTCCGTTTCGGGCAGCCAGATGAACTAGCAACCAACGGTGAAGGCTTCGTCTTTGGCTTCGATGTGATCGAAGGAGAGGAGGGCCTAGAGGTCACACAAAGCGTAGAATCTGAACCTGATATGGACAAAGCCTCCGAAGGAATCGAAGAACTTTGGACACGTTTGAAAGGAATCTAA